One segment of Phragmites australis chromosome 13, lpPhrAust1.1, whole genome shotgun sequence DNA contains the following:
- the LOC133888572 gene encoding LOW QUALITY PROTEIN: pentatricopeptide repeat-containing protein At2g06000-like (The sequence of the model RefSeq protein was modified relative to this genomic sequence to represent the inferred CDS: deleted 2 bases in 1 codon) has protein sequence MTAVASSSSSSLAPPPPPPHSPMLPRLHGAFRLRLHLPPRHPLIQLLHSSSPGAHPPPPHAAELWIAKALVAAAFLRPHHLPAFRGLALSHLAAAAALRLAPCASSALRLFDALHSPPLSVPPSEHSYRHVVALLCRSGHHGNALKLFDQMTDQSGCFPDEGFLSFVVGSCTTAGLLDAAAALLSKGSQFGCCIEPYAYNRLMNSFIGHGRAHDAVALFERWVQEGLYTPDVWSFNVVIKGVCRVGDVQKALQLVERMDEFGCSPDTVTHNILVDGLCRVKEVNKGCEVLRRLQKDGVCMPNVVTYTSVISGYCKAGRMEDAMAVYNDMVGSGTAPNAVTYNVLINGYGKAGDMGSAVGVYQQMMLRRCPPDVVTFSSLIDGYCRCGQLDGAMRIWKEMARYHIQPNVYTFSIIIHSLCKQNKSEEALDLLRELNMRADIAPQAFIYNPVIDILCKGGKVDEANLILMDMEEKRCRPDKYTYTILIIGYCMKGRIPEAIALFHKMVENGCYPDNITVNSFISCLLKAGMPSEVDHIMLIASGRAKSSHKVSSPLSQGLDISVAV, from the exons ATGACCgcggtcgcctcctcctcctcctcctcgctt gctccgccgcctccgcctccgcatTCTCCGATGCTCCCTCGTCTCCACGGCGCcttccgcctccgcctccacctccctccTCGCCACCCCCtcatccaactcctccactcttccagccccggtgcccacccgccgccgccgcacgccgCCGAGCTCTGGATCGCCAAGGCGCTCGTGGCCGCGGCCTTCCTCCGGCCGCACCACCTCCCAGCTTTCCGCGGCCTCGCGCTCTCCCAtctcgccgccgcggccgcgctcCGCCTCGCTCCGTGCGCCTCCTCCGCGCTCCGGCTCTTCGACGCCCTGCACTCCCCGCCGCTGTCCGTTCCCCCGTCTGAGCACTCCTACCGCCACGTGGTCGCGTTGCTGTGCAGGTCGGGCCATCACGGCAACGCGCTCAAGCTGTTCGACCAAATGACGGACCAGTCGGGGTGCTTTCCCGACGAGGGGTTTCTCTCGTTCGTGGTCGGCTCGTGCACCACTGCTGGACTTCTTGATGCCGCCGCGGCCTTGCTCTCAAAGGGCTCCCAGTTTGGTTGCTGCATCGAGCCGTATGCGTATAACAGGCTCATGAACTCTTTCATTGGCCATGGCCGGGCGCATGATGCTGTTGCATTGTTTGAGAGGTGGGTTCAGGAGGGATTGTATACCCCGGATGTTTGGAGTTTTAATGTTGTCATCAAGGGGGTGTGTCGGGTGGGGGATGTCCAAAAGGCGCTCCAGTTGGTCGAAAGGATGGATGAGTTTGGCTGTTCACCGGATACTGTCACACACAATATTCTTGTTGATGGGCTATGCAGAGTGAAGGAGGTGAACAAGGGCTGTGAGGTCTTGAGGAGGCTCCAGAAGGATGGTGTTTGCATGCCCAATGTTGTGACATACACCTCAGTGATCTCGGGTTATTGTAAGGCTGGCAGGATGGAGGATGCAATGGCAGTGTACAATGACATGGTTGGTTCTGGGACAGCACCCAATGCAGTCACTTACAATGTGCTTATTAATGGATATGGAAAGGCTGGAGATATGGGATCTGCAGTGGGAGTGTATCAGCAAATGATGCTCCGTCGCTGCCCTCCTGATGTTGTGACATTTAGTTCTTTGATTGATGGATATTGTCGGTGTGGACAGCTCGATGGTGCAATGAGGATTTGGAAGGAGATGGCTCGGTATCATATTCAACCAAATGTGTACACCTTTTCTATCATAATACACTCACTTTGTAAGCAGAACAAATCAGAGGAAGCGCTTGATCTTCTGAGGGAATTAAACATGAGAGCGGATATTGCACCACAAGCATTCATATACAACCCTGTGATTGATATACTGTGCAAGGGCGgaaaggtggatgaagcaaacttgATCCTAATGGATATGGAAGAGAAAAGGTGTCGTCCTGACAAGTATACATATACTATTCTAATAATTGGTTACTGCATGAAGGGTAGGATACCAGAAGCTATTGCATTGTTCCACAAAATGGTGGAGAATGGGTGTTACCCTGACAATATTACAGTTAATTCTTTTATTAGTTGTCTTTTGAAGGCTGGGATGCCTAGTGAGGTGGATCACATAATGCTTATTGCTTCAGGGCGTGCTAAATCTAGTCATAAAGTTTCTTCTCCCCTGAGCCAAGGCCTAGATATTTCAGTAGCTGTATAG